One stretch of Juglans microcarpa x Juglans regia isolate MS1-56 chromosome 3D, Jm3101_v1.0, whole genome shotgun sequence DNA includes these proteins:
- the LOC121256523 gene encoding uncharacterized protein LOC121256523 isoform X1 produces METLMENEEEHGRREVKLPSLIPLVPEPELERETGERRQGRDILIAVDHGPNSKHAFDWALIHLCRLADTLHLIHVVSSVKNELVYETSQGLMEKLAVEAIQVAMVRTVARIVEGDPGKVICKEAERLKPAVVVMGTRGRSIIQRFVLPPSLPPLLSSFVWLSQLYYCWDFSVLQGSVSEYCFHNCKSAPVVIVPRREAGDESLI; encoded by the exons ATGGAGACGTTGATGGAGAATGAGGAAGAGCACGGCCGGAGAGAAGTGAAGCTGCCAAGTTTGATACCCTTAGTGCCGGAGCCAGAGCTGGAGAGAGAGACGGGGGAGAGGAGGCAAGGCCGGGACATACTGATAGCTGTGGATCACGGTCCCAATAGCAAGCACGCCTTTGATTGGGCCCTCATCCACCTCTGCAGGCTCGCTGATACCCTCCATCTCATCCATGTCGTTTCCA GCGTGAAGAACGAACTCGTTTACGAGACGAGCCAGGGGCTGATGGAGAAGCTTGCTGTTGAGGCCATTCAAGTTGCCATG GTAAGGACTGTGGCTCGGATCGTGGAAGGGGATCCCGGTAAGGTAATTTGCAAGGAGGCAGAAAGGTTGAAGCCGGCAGTGGTAGTCATGGGTACAAGAGGCAGAAGCATCATCCAAAGGTTcgtcctccctccctccctccctcccctccTCTCCTCGTTTGTCTGGCTGTCTCAGTTATATTATTGTTGGGATTTCAGTGTACTGCAGGGAAGCGTGAGCGAATATTGCTTCCACAACTGTAAATCAGCACCTGTAGTAATTGTGCCTCGAAGAG AGGCTGGAGATGAGTCTTTGATATAG
- the LOC121256523 gene encoding universal stress protein Slr1101-like isoform X2, which produces METLMENEEEHGRREVKLPSLIPLVPEPELERETGERRQGRDILIAVDHGPNSKHAFDWALIHLCRLADTLHLIHVVSSVKNELVYETSQGLMEKLAVEAIQVAMVRTVARIVEGDPGKVICKEAERLKPAVVVMGTRGRSIIQSVLQGSVSEYCFHNCKSAPVVIVPRREAGDESLI; this is translated from the exons ATGGAGACGTTGATGGAGAATGAGGAAGAGCACGGCCGGAGAGAAGTGAAGCTGCCAAGTTTGATACCCTTAGTGCCGGAGCCAGAGCTGGAGAGAGAGACGGGGGAGAGGAGGCAAGGCCGGGACATACTGATAGCTGTGGATCACGGTCCCAATAGCAAGCACGCCTTTGATTGGGCCCTCATCCACCTCTGCAGGCTCGCTGATACCCTCCATCTCATCCATGTCGTTTCCA GCGTGAAGAACGAACTCGTTTACGAGACGAGCCAGGGGCTGATGGAGAAGCTTGCTGTTGAGGCCATTCAAGTTGCCATG GTAAGGACTGTGGCTCGGATCGTGGAAGGGGATCCCGGTAAGGTAATTTGCAAGGAGGCAGAAAGGTTGAAGCCGGCAGTGGTAGTCATGGGTACAAGAGGCAGAAGCATCATCCAAAG TGTACTGCAGGGAAGCGTGAGCGAATATTGCTTCCACAACTGTAAATCAGCACCTGTAGTAATTGTGCCTCGAAGAG AGGCTGGAGATGAGTCTTTGATATAG